One genomic segment of Brachionichthys hirsutus isolate HB-005 chromosome 13, CSIRO-AGI_Bhir_v1, whole genome shotgun sequence includes these proteins:
- the zdhhc18b gene encoding palmitoyltransferase ZDHHC18-B, producing the protein MKNCEYQQIDLQALPTSTAARPPPPPQHGNDKKSEEPKGPRRKWEVFPGKNRFCCDGRLIAARQSGVLPLTLGLIFLTSGLFFIFDCPFLVRHLTGCIPAIGGGLFVFVVVTLLQTSFSDPGILPRATPDEAADIEKQIDNTGSSSSGGYRPPPRTKEVVINQQPVKLKYCFTCKMFRPPRTSHCSLCDNCVERFDHHCPWVGNCVGKRNYRFFYAFIVSLSFLTAFIFGCVTTHLSLLAQDGKGLVFALQESPGSAVELVICFFSVWSILGLSGFHTYLVASNLTTNEDIKGSWSGKSGEDATNPYSHKSILINCCTMLCGPMPPSLIDRRGFLPKDEAVQTSVTELELPAAATKKDVNVCTRGTKGLLESAALSPLLPASCPPDNSSDPSPEIPPTFGARVSARHQDDACPPRHAKRKSKKSKRAALHIRNPSFNAPSSSPDAGPSATVRGHKGAGFSSVR; encoded by the exons ATGAAGAACTGCGAGTATCAGCAAATCGACCTTCAGGCGCTTCCGACATCAACAGCGGCgcgtcccccccctcccccccagcacGGAAACGACAAGAAGAGCGAGGAGCCGAAAGGACCGAGGAGGAAGTGGGAAGTTTTCCCGGGAAAGAATCGTTTCTGCTGCGATGGGAGACTCATCGCAGCCCGACAGAGTGGCGTTCTGCCCCTCACCCTGGgcctcatcttcctcacgaGTGGATTGTTCTTTATATTCGA CTGCCCCTTCCTGGTCCGGCACCTGACCGGCTGCATTCCTGCGATTGGAGGAggcctgtttgtctttgtggtcGTCACCCTGCTGCAGACCAGCTTCTCTGACCCGGGTATCCTCCCCAGAGCGACACCAGATGAGGCTGCAGACATTGAAAAACAGATTg ACAacactggcagcagcagcagcggcggctaCCGGCCGCCACCGCGCACCAAGGAGGTCGTCATCAACCAGCAGCCGGTGAAGCTCAAGTACTGCTTCACCTGCAAGATGTTCCGGCCTCCGCGCACGTCTCACTGCAGTCTGTGTGACAACTGCGTGG AGCGGTTTGACCATCACTGTCCGTGGGTGGGGAACTGCGTCGGAAAGCGCAACTACCGCTTCTTCTACGCCTTCATCGTGTCGCTCTCCTTCCTGACGGCGTTTATTTTTGGCTGCGTGACCACGCATCTCTCACTGC TGGCTCAGGATGGAAAGGGGCTGGTGTTCGCTCTGCAGGAGAGTCCAGGCAG TGCTGTGGAGCTCGTTATCTGTTTCTTCTCAGTCTGGTCCATCTTGGGCCTCTCAGGCTTCCATACGTACCTGGTTGCGTCAAACCTGACCACTAACGAAGAC ATCAAGGGCTCCTGGTCAGGGAAGAGTGGAGAGGACGCCACCAACCCGTACAGTCACAAAAGCATCTTGATCAACTGTTGCACGATGCTGTGTGGACCCATGCCTCCCAG TTTGATTGACAGACGAGGATTCCTGCCTAAAGACGAAGCCGTCCAGACATCCGTCACAGAACTCGAGCTGCCCGCTGCAGCCACAAAGAAGGACGTGAATGTG TGCACACGGGGAACCAAGGGTCTGCTCGAGTCAGCCGCCCTCTCCCCGCTCCTGCCCGCCTCCTGCCCTCCAGACAACAGCTCTGACCCCTCACCGGAGATCCCGCCGACCTTTGGGGCCCGCGTTTCTGCCCGGCACCAAGACGATGCCTGTCCTCCACGTCACGCCAAGAGGAAGTCGAAGAAGAGCAAACGAGCTGCTTTGCATATTCGGAACCCGTCCTTCAACGCTCCCTCGTCCTCTCCGGACGCTGGGCCCAGCGCAACCGTCAGGGGCCACAAAGGGGCCGGCTTCTCCTCTGTGCGCTGA
- the kdf1b gene encoding keratinocyte differentiation factor 1 gives MSAGSTGSLRRGSGLGSSRHGPSRNSSRRSSYEERCVDPVEDAPPTPDPKSVHEAQLEDANGKDHETVGFIAAPSDPSAAVQTCNPCTSPRSCRTFLCRVLTCGLYRVCQRSVLSPCLTPNESAPDAPEKISLRAANPGDGKDEDTGDWLGDVHIAGVKVDREYLDIEAKPPPNMIPPGGRTQPGHPSLQESMRFDGWEDDEENVDSLIAKKLLELYSEYQIEELARCTSDSVFLKKSKAINQLINSLAEEHKMDEQEAECRLVRGIIRISTRRSTKRRPPHSRRERTLSDSGNETMRESDFFSFSNNNDYKSSPNIQISELTSSDKFAREMWRKNGDHSSSSPTTSSPSHTQTTSSGVSLLHSSVRT, from the exons ATGTCTGCCGGCAGCACCGGCAGTCTGAGACGCGGCTCGGGACTTGGCAGCTCCAGGCACGGGCCCAGTCGGAACAGCAGCCGGAGGTCATCCTACGAGGAGCGCTGTGTGGACCCGGTGGAAGACGCGCCCCCGACCCCCGACCCAAAGAGCGTCCACGAAGCCCAGCTGGAAGACGCAAATGGGAAGGACCACGAGACGGTTGGCTTTATTGCTGCCCCGTCGGACCCTTCCGCCGCAGTGCAAACCTGCAACCCCTGCACGTCTCCCAGGAGCTGCAGGACCTTTCTGTGCAGGGTCCTGACCTGTGGGCTGTACCGGGTCTGCCAGCGGTCCGTCCTCTCGCCGTGCCTGACGCCAAACGAGAGCGCCCCAGACGCACCGGAGAAGATAAGCCTCCGAGCTGCGAACCCGGGAGACGGCAAGGATGAGGACACTGGAGACTGGCTGGGAGACGTCCACATCGCCGGGGTCAAAGTTGACCGAGAGTATTTAGATATTGAAGCCAAGCCTCCGCCGAATATGATCCCCCCCGGTGGTCGAACGCAGCCCGGCCATCCTTCCCTTCAGGAGTCCATGAGGTTCGACGGCTGGGAGGACGACGAGGAGAATGTGGACTCTCTGATCGCGAAGAAGCTGCTGGAGCTTTACTCTGAATATCAGATCGAGGAGTTGGCCAGGTGCACGTCGGACTCTGTGTTTCTGAAGAAGAGCAAGGCCATCAACCAGCTCATCAACTCGCTGGCAGAGGAGCACAAAATGGACGAGCAGGAGGCCGAGTGTCGCCTGGTGCGAGGGATTATTCGCATCAGCACTCGGAGGAGCACAAAGAGGAGGCCGCCCCACTCCAGGAGGGAGAGGACGCTGTCGGACAGCGGGAACGAGACGATGAGGGAGAGTGATTTCTTTTCGTTCAGCAACAACA ACGACTACAAATCAAGCCCGAACATCCAAATATCTGAACTAACCTCTTCTGACAAGTTCGCCAGAGAAATGTGGAGAAAAAACGGAG aTCATTCTTCGAGTTCTCCAAcaacctcctctccctcacacacgcaAACGACTTCTTCAGGCGTCTCACTCCTTCACAGCTCTGTGAGAACATGA